One segment of Leptospiraceae bacterium DNA contains the following:
- a CDS encoding cache domain-containing protein has protein sequence MNSTKTNILSLNTLSQLSLRKKVNFLGLFIILLFSVILFVKVLPLLETGKLEERRGKLKAVVNSVASLVDHYERGLRKQSWKNDPAEPKTIEEAKALIIKNLRHMRYDKTEYFFILDGKGKMVMHPLKPELEGQYMMDTKGPKGEAIFYDLVLNSQRDSEAFVSYIWQSKYSPLIFEPQTSYAKYYWAWDWIICSGVYTQDILDSMKEINYLSAGYVVVTSAITIFILFIFVYFNLSKPLMNLLKGIEEIKKDNLNHKVESHYDDELGHITRQFNTMIENRKQSQEELVQLNASLETKVTQRTAELSETLQEVQELKVKQDGDYFLTSLLLTPLQSKGEAEEKNIKSDFLIKQFKKFTFRKWEAELGGDICITDNIKLNNRNYLFFVNADAMGKSIQGAGGALIFGTSVKAALIRNKLGKSLSHQPEVWLKNLYFDLDELFTTFDGTMLISAIIGLIDEENGVAFFLNAEHPWPVLYRDGIASFIQGDNHLTKIGTPEKEFNSVHVLLFELKDGDTLIAGSDGRDDIILKGTDDVNDDETLFLKIVEKSNGHIEKMVDEIRNIGVLKDDLSLLAIQFNERKKVTNPSLTEEEKHILLEATKLHKNGSNTAAIALLKQNFDQKHFLIPVFNLMKRIYLVEKEYEKYSNLLIRYHSLHPEKNENLLKISKALVLCQKLELAIDYSECLRLREPLNDENLIHLAKVYKLGGNYHIALRRVEEALKINSSSEEGIALKESIKNFLYQADAGNVERNALEISKFDY, from the coding sequence ATGAATTCAACTAAGACAAATATCTTATCATTAAACACTCTGTCACAACTTTCACTTCGTAAAAAGGTGAACTTCCTCGGACTTTTTATTATTCTGCTTTTCTCAGTTATTTTGTTCGTAAAAGTCCTTCCCCTTTTAGAAACCGGAAAATTAGAAGAACGAAGAGGAAAATTAAAAGCAGTAGTCAATTCAGTAGCTTCTTTAGTAGATCATTATGAAAGAGGTCTAAGGAAACAATCTTGGAAAAATGATCCTGCTGAACCGAAAACTATCGAAGAAGCAAAAGCACTCATTATAAAAAACCTTCGTCATATGAGGTATGATAAAACAGAGTATTTTTTCATATTAGATGGAAAAGGAAAAATGGTAATGCATCCACTCAAACCTGAACTAGAAGGGCAATACATGATGGATACAAAAGGACCAAAAGGAGAAGCAATTTTTTATGATTTGGTGTTAAATTCGCAAAGAGATTCAGAAGCATTTGTAAGTTATATATGGCAATCCAAATACAGCCCCCTTATTTTTGAACCGCAAACGTCTTATGCAAAATACTACTGGGCATGGGACTGGATAATTTGTTCAGGTGTCTATACGCAAGATATTTTAGATTCAATGAAAGAGATAAATTATCTCTCTGCCGGTTACGTTGTAGTAACCTCAGCGATAACGATATTCATTTTATTTATATTTGTTTATTTTAATTTATCAAAACCTTTGATGAACTTGTTAAAAGGTATAGAGGAAATTAAAAAGGATAATTTAAATCATAAAGTGGAAAGTCATTATGACGATGAATTAGGTCATATTACACGCCAATTTAACACTATGATTGAGAATCGAAAACAAAGTCAGGAAGAACTTGTTCAATTAAATGCATCTCTTGAAACCAAAGTAACTCAACGAACTGCTGAACTATCTGAAACACTCCAAGAAGTTCAGGAATTAAAAGTAAAACAGGACGGTGACTATTTTTTAACATCTCTATTATTGACTCCACTTCAATCGAAAGGAGAAGCAGAAGAAAAAAATATTAAATCAGACTTTCTAATTAAACAATTTAAGAAATTTACTTTTAGAAAGTGGGAAGCTGAGCTCGGTGGAGATATTTGTATTACAGATAACATCAAACTGAATAATCGAAATTATTTATTCTTTGTGAATGCGGATGCTATGGGAAAATCTATTCAAGGAGCAGGAGGAGCATTAATTTTCGGAACGTCTGTTAAAGCCGCATTGATCCGTAACAAATTAGGCAAATCTCTTTCTCACCAACCAGAAGTCTGGCTAAAGAATTTATATTTTGATTTGGATGAGTTATTTACTACTTTTGACGGGACAATGCTAATTTCAGCAATAATAGGTTTGATTGATGAGGAAAATGGAGTAGCATTTTTCTTAAATGCAGAACATCCTTGGCCTGTTCTATACCGCGACGGAATTGCATCTTTTATTCAGGGAGATAATCATTTAACGAAAATTGGAACTCCAGAAAAAGAATTCAATAGTGTTCACGTTTTACTATTTGAACTGAAAGATGGAGATACATTAATAGCTGGTTCAGACGGTCGGGATGATATTATTTTAAAAGGCACAGATGACGTAAATGACGACGAAACTTTATTTCTAAAAATTGTCGAAAAATCAAATGGCCATATTGAAAAAATGGTAGATGAAATTAGAAATATAGGAGTCCTAAAAGACGACTTATCTTTGTTAGCCATTCAATTTAATGAGCGAAAAAAAGTAACGAATCCTTCTCTTACTGAAGAAGAAAAACATATACTTCTTGAAGCAACTAAACTGCATAAGAATGGAAGTAATACAGCTGCTATTGCTCTATTAAAACAAAATTTTGATCAAAAACATTTTTTAATTCCAGTATTTAATTTAATGAAACGAATTTATTTAGTGGAAAAAGAGTATGAAAAATATTCGAATCTTTTAATTCGTTATCACTCATTACATCCGGAAAAAAATGAAAATCTATTAAAAATATCTAAAGCTTTAGTTCTTTGTCAAAAATTAGAATTAGCAATAGATTATTCAGAATGCCTACGTTTACGAGAGCCTCTTAATGATGAAAACTTGAT